A window from Culex pipiens pallens isolate TS chromosome 3, TS_CPP_V2, whole genome shotgun sequence encodes these proteins:
- the LOC128093596 gene encoding uncharacterized protein LOC128093596 produces MSELEKAIDQKLADARKASEGAESESQKVVEVKIKKEPGMEGDGDTKKVEEGGKGKEDPKSKKEEPPRKVASGSASSKKDEPKKGADEKKDGQSSRSGGDRKDDSRKVSSSGDSRRTSGSDRRDDHRRGNDRRDDSSRSYRSRKEDDDRRRGTSNRDRDEPSRNGTKSSRGEDGKKDSKPNEKKDSKPEEKKDEIKDKPKDDKSKDSDKVDAQSEDKKDPEQPEGTPTEGAAAKPKKKKNKRPKVTINDGVEWDITRDFGTSTDDIGAVAVKQEPPEEWQVLSEDHENDKEPSVEKETRTSPEKEKRNSQETEKQTSKDKDKPSSKDKEKRSRDRSPTPPWSTRHKSVRGRGNNRYQSDRRSPPRRRSRSREVSRRRSRSPVRNRSRSPRYRRSPSTYARSYRAPSRRYSPPRRSRSPARRRSRSRSRISSDRGANPKALLAKKSFLDDLAVKFAQEGKEFPELEQYRCEINSQFGSGSSYMPRSLEHVPGCGVGAYAPPPPPGMGMSMGLGGGSMYDMPYSMGAPEYVESPPLVGYPIASPAPAKPSPPMITPLEDIMATMKGISGPSSSIETIMPENQVAVSDLLISQTSNLGSQPEPALEKGFVWRGDVKTRVSQAIELLDDMELAIQRSGKFMYRSQTYYENNIDENRSPMLQGPNNPRYAFNAPPGESNDPFGNIPKNIKPVIKTLCLDEGRISEHIFLRTRKQQLAATLKKKKQEMDERKKRAMASNVPKAQLQKTTQTDPTVCTECLIRKLKFRATAETQTAPILTTDSVVQTNPMPVQTVSEFGSITELTPNQVRAVSELIRYIKLTATTGSVEEMRNSMLTNQMYSVNGDLRNAYQYFDAMVEHKNNRIVPAPPPAAPQQILEAIDEPPIEDIIYEDDNDGTNEENWDDDVDDEYEKYHKTFGGDSEHAAAGGGRGQMFGQPPSSALTQYQDPKSSFQNNPLAPYSYTGTMQHAGGGLRGRGGGPAAAGRGKFIQPRGGRGRGGGKKNARGGKPKPANWK; encoded by the exons ATGAGTGAGCTGGAAAAGGCCATCGACCAGAAGCTGGCGGACGCCCGGAAGGCGAGTGAGGGGGCCGAATCCGAATCCCAGAAGGTCGTGGAGGTTAAGATCAAGAAAGAGCCCGGCATGGAGGGCGATGGCGACACGAAGAAGGTAGAGGAAGGTGGGAAGGGCAAGGAAGATCCGAAGAGTAAGAAGGAGGAACCACCGAGGAAGGTTGCCTCCGGAAGTGCGTCGAGCAAGAAGGATGAGCCTAAAAAGGGCGCTGATGAGAAGAAGGATGGTCAGTCGAGCAGATCCGGTGGGGACAGGAAGGACGACTCGAGAAAGGTGTCTTCTTCTGGCGATAGCCGGAGGACTTCCGGTAGCGATAGAAGGGACGATCACCGTAGAGGAAACGATCGGAGAGATGATTCTAGCAGAAGTTATCGGTCCAGAAAGGAGGACGATGACAGGAGAAGGGGAACGTCTAACCGAGACAGAGACGAGCCGAGCAGAAACGGGACGAAATCGTCCCGTGGGGAAGACGGCAAGAAGGACTCGAAACCTAATGAAAAGAAGGATTCAAAACCGGAAGAGAAGAAGGATGAGATAAAAGACAAGCCTAAGGACGATAAGAGCAAGGACTCGGATAAGGTGGACGCTCAGTCAGAGGACAAGAAGGACCCGGAACAACCAGAGGGAACTCCGACGGAAGGGGCGGCAGCTAAgccgaagaaaaagaaaaacaagagGCCCAAAGTGACCATCAACGATGGTGTAGAGTGGGACATTACGCGAGACTTTGGAACCAGCACTGATGATATTGGCGCGGTAGCAGTCAAACAAGAACCGCCCGAAGAGTGGCAAGTTCTGTCCGAGGACCACGAAAACGACAAAGAACCTTCCGTAGAAAAGGAAACCCGAACTTCTCCcgaaaaagaaaaacgaaattctcaaGAAACGGAAAAGCAAACGTCCAAAGACAAGGACAAACCAAGCTCCAAAGACAAGGAAAAGCGGAGTCGCGATCGGTCGCCTACTCCCCCGTGGTCAACCCGGCACAAAAGCGTCCGCGGACGGGGCAACAACCGCTACCAGTCGGATCGCCGGTCACCACCGAGGAGACGGTCCCGCTCGCGGGAGGTGTCCAGGCGCAGGAGTCGCTCGCCAGTGCGAAACCGATCGCGATCGCCCCGCTACCGGCGCAGTCCTTCGACCTATGCGCGCAGCTATCGGGCACCCTCCCGGAGGTACAGCCCTCCGCGACGATCTCGCAGTCCGGCCCGGCGTCGGTCACGCAGTCGCTCCAGGATCTCGTCGGACCGCGGGGCCAATCCGAAGGCTCTGTTGGCGAAGAAAAGCTTCCTGGACGATTTGGCCGTCAAGTTTGCGCAAGAGGGCAAGGAGTTCCCCGAGTTGGAGCAGTATCGGTGCGAAATTAACAGTCAGTTTGGCTCCGGCAGCTCGTACATGCCACGCTCGCTCGAGCACGTTCCGGGTTGTGGTGTGGGTGCGTACGCGCCACCGCCGCCTCCGGGGATGGGAATGTCAATGGGGTTGGGCGGTGGTAGCATGTACGACATGCCGTACTCGATGGGAGCCCCCGAGTACGTGGAGAGTCCACCCTTGGTGGGTTATCCCATTGCTTCGCCCGCTCCGGCCAAACCGAGTCCGCCCATGATTACTCCGCTGGAGGACATTATGGCCACTATGAAGGGGATCAGCGGGCCGAGTTCTTCGATCGAAACCATCATGCCG GAAAATCAAGTTGCAGTTTCGGACCTGTTGATCAGCCAGACATCAAATCTTG GATCACAGCCGGAACCCGCGCTGGAGAAAGGTTTCGTTTGGCGAGGTGACG TGAAAACTCGTGTTTCCCAGGCGATCGAACTGCTGGATGACATGGAACTTGCGATCCAGAGGTCTGGCAAGTTCATGTACCGCTCGCAGACCTACTACGAGAACAACATCGACGAGAATCGGTCCCCGATGTTGCAGGGCCCGAACAATCCGAGGTACGCGTTCAACGCTCCACCGGGCGAAAGCAACGATCCGTTCGGTAACATCCCGAAAAACATCAAACCGGTCATCAAGACGCTTTGCCTGGACGAGGGCAGGATCTCCGAGCACATCTTTTTGCGCACCCGGAAGCAACAGCTGGCGGCAACGCTTAAGAAAAAGAAGCAAGAAATGGACGAGCGCAAGAAGCGTGCGATGGCGTCCAACGTGCCAAAGGCTCAGCTGCAGAAGACCACCCAAACCGATCCGACCGTCTGTACGGAGTGTCTGATTCGAAAGCTCAAATTCCGAGCGACTGCCGAAACGCAAACCGCGCCCATTTTGACTACCGATTCGGTCGTCCAAACGAACCCGATGCCGGTGCAGACGGTCAGCGAGTTTGGATCGATAACCGAACTCACCCCGAACCAGGTTCGCGCCGTTAGCGAACTGATCCGGTACATAAAGCTAACTGCCACCACTGGATCCGTCGAAGAAATGCGCAACTCGATGCTCACCAACCAGATGTACTCCGTCAACGGCGATCTACGCAACGCCTATCAGTACTTTGACGCCATGGTCGAGCACAAAAACAACCGGATCGTCCCAGCCCCACCGCCGGCGGCACCCCAGCAAATCCTGGAGGCCATCGACGAACCCCCGATTGAGGACATCATCTACGAAGACGACAACGACGGAACCAACGAGGAAAACTGGGACGATGACGTGGACGACGAGTacgaaaaatatcacaaaacctTCGGTGGAGACTCCGAGCACGCGGCTGCCGGCGGCGGAAGGGGACAGATGTTTGGCCAACCTCCCAGCAGCGCTCTCACCCAGTACCAGGACCCGAAGAGCAGTTTCCAGAACAACCCGTTGGCGCCGTACAGCTATACCGGGACAATGCAGCATGCCGGAGGTGGACTCCGTGGACGGGGCGGCGGCCCTGCAGCTGCCGGGCGGGGAAAGTTCATCCAGCCACGGGGTGGCCGAGGACGAGGAGGCGGCAAGAAGAACGCACGCGGTGGCAAACCCAAACCGGCCAACTGGAAATAG
- the LOC120419355 gene encoding putative glutathione-specific gamma-glutamylcyclotransferase 2 — MIAAKFAVSLRKFKLLNSISKNCLVNMSSNALNVCDSKNEEETWIFGYGSLVWKADFPFEEQRTGFVKGFCRRFYQNSIDHRGTHDKPGRVVTLIQSKDPDAKVWGMGYRIGREDTQRVLCHLDHREKNGYDRHRVLFYPYPPSDAQTNDPKNILLYVATVDNPSFAGQSDSLEVIAEQILGAAGESGKNPEYVYKLAEAMRQLYPGEEDEHLFELERILRAMDTGDGTGDRTVSGSN; from the exons ATGATAGCAGCTAAATTTGCCGTGTcgcttagaaaatttaaattattgaacaGTATTAGCAAAAATTGTCTTGTAAACATGAGTAGTAACGCGCTAAACGTCTGTGATAGTAAAAACGAGGAAGAAACCTGGATTTTCGGCTATGGATCGCTGGTTTGGAAGGCCGACTTTCCCTTCGAGGAGCAACGAACCGGGTTCGTGAAGGGATTCTGTCGACGTTTCTACCAGAACAGCATCGACCACCGGGGGACACACGACAAG CCCGGTCGCGTAGTCACCCTAATCCAGTCCAAAGACCCGGACGCCAAGGTGTGGGGCATGGGGTACCGCATCGGCCGCGAGGACACCCAGCGCGTGCTGTGCCACCTGGACCACCGCGAGAAGAACGGCTACGACCGGCACCGGGTGCTGTTCTATCCGTATCCGCCGAGCGACGCGCAAACCAACGACCCGAAGAACATTCTGCTGTACGTGGCCACCGTGGACAATCCGTCGTTTGCCGGCCAGAGCGACAGTCTGGAGGTGATTGCGGAGCAAATCCTGGGCGCGGCCGGCGAGAGTGGGAAGAACCCGGAGTACGTGTACAAGCTGGCCGAGGCCATGCGGCAGCTGTACCCGGGCGAGGAGGACGAGCATCTGTTTGAGCTGGAGCGGATTTTGAGAGCGATGGATACGGGCGATGGAACCGGGGATCGGACGGTTAGTGGGAGCAATTAG